The Methanobacterium lacus genome includes a region encoding these proteins:
- a CDS encoding UDP-glucuronic acid decarboxylase family protein: MLRVLITGVAGFIGSHLATKFIEEGCYVIGIDNFLTGSPENISDIIDHENFEFIEHDIINPIKIENNIDIVLHFACPASPEDYMEYQLETLRVDSFGTHNTLEIAKEKNSRYIFASTSEIYGDPLINPQPESYWGNVNTHGVRSVYDESKRFSEALSMAYFRKNKVDIRIVRIFNTYGPRMKINDGRVVPNFIAQALTHKDLTVYGDGKQTRSFCYVDDLVDGIYKISIKDGLDGEIMNLGNPDEYKIIDFAEIILQKINSNSKIVYQELPEDDPKLRCPDITKVKGLIDWKPTVSLDEGLDNTIKFLKTKLEN; this comes from the coding sequence ATGTTAAGAGTTTTAATAACTGGAGTTGCAGGATTTATAGGAAGTCATCTGGCAACTAAATTCATTGAAGAAGGATGTTATGTTATTGGAATAGATAATTTCCTTACTGGAAGTCCAGAAAATATTTCTGATATCATTGATCATGAAAATTTTGAATTCATTGAACATGACATAATAAATCCCATAAAAATTGAGAATAATATTGACATTGTTCTCCATTTTGCATGTCCTGCAAGCCCTGAGGATTACATGGAGTATCAACTGGAAACTTTAAGGGTGGATTCCTTTGGAACACATAACACCTTGGAAATTGCTAAAGAAAAAAATTCTAGGTATATATTTGCCTCCACATCAGAAATTTATGGAGATCCATTAATCAATCCCCAACCAGAATCTTACTGGGGAAATGTCAACACTCATGGTGTTAGATCAGTGTACGATGAGTCAAAAAGATTTTCAGAAGCCCTTTCAATGGCATATTTTAGGAAAAATAAGGTTGACATTAGAATAGTGCGCATATTCAACACCTACGGGCCTAGAATGAAAATAAATGATGGTAGAGTTGTTCCTAACTTTATTGCACAAGCATTGACACACAAAGATTTGACTGTGTATGGAGATGGGAAACAGACCAGAAGTTTCTGTTACGTTGATGACTTGGTTGATGGGATTTATAAAATTTCCATCAAGGATGGATTGGATGGAGAAATAATGAATCTTGGAAATCCAGACGAATATAAGATTATAGATTTTGCAGAAATAATTTTACAAAAAATTAATTCAAATTCAAAAATTGTTTATCAAGAACTGCCAGAAGACGATCCTAAACTAAGATGTCCTGATATTACTAAAGTTAAAGGTCTGATTGATTGGAAACCAACAGTATCCTTGGATGAAGGACTGGATAATACTATAAAGTTTTTGAAAACCAAATTAGAAAACTAA
- a CDS encoding Fic family protein: MFDPKFNYTHQLVDVLSQISAADAIINNTNLFKSYDLLFKDSAMVKTAYHSISIAGNPLTIKQVNQLFNGEEVQASEVGVWEVLNYFTVIEKLDKFHEAGLNEDTLGEINRYLTTGTLKNPALSGNYKNSQLKVAMHEFFTWLRNENYLHPVLTAAIAHHAILNKLPFSKGNGKTARVMVHLIFKQKQFNCRGYYQLDEEFHENITAYKEAVLKSTETEDMTNWLEYFAGVVLVSILRTKKYVLDIYREKCIPHNMNQLPISPNEIKIFQFLRVHKRIRSQDIQRMFGVSHPGVFKYIQKLLDYGVIKPLGRGRNTYYVFKH, translated from the coding sequence ATGTTTGATCCAAAATTTAATTACACCCACCAACTTGTAGATGTTTTATCACAAATATCGGCAGCAGATGCGATTATTAACAATACTAACCTGTTTAAGTCGTACGATCTACTTTTTAAAGACAGTGCAATGGTTAAAACAGCATATCACTCGATATCCATAGCAGGAAATCCACTCACAATTAAACAGGTCAACCAACTCTTCAATGGTGAAGAGGTCCAAGCAAGTGAGGTTGGTGTGTGGGAAGTACTAAACTACTTCACTGTGATTGAAAAACTTGATAAATTCCATGAAGCAGGACTCAATGAAGATACCCTTGGGGAGATAAACAGGTACCTCACAACTGGAACTTTAAAAAATCCTGCATTGTCTGGAAACTACAAAAATTCCCAACTCAAGGTAGCCATGCATGAATTTTTCACCTGGCTTAGGAATGAAAATTATCTGCACCCAGTTTTAACTGCAGCCATAGCCCACCATGCCATTTTAAACAAACTACCCTTCTCCAAAGGTAATGGAAAAACAGCTCGGGTCATGGTGCACCTGATTTTCAAACAGAAACAATTCAACTGTCGCGGCTACTACCAGTTAGATGAAGAATTCCATGAAAACATCACAGCTTACAAGGAAGCAGTGCTTAAAAGCACAGAAACTGAAGACATGACCAACTGGCTGGAATACTTTGCAGGGGTTGTATTAGTTTCAATACTGAGGACTAAAAAATATGTTCTTGATATCTACAGAGAAAAATGCATTCCCCATAACATGAATCAGCTACCAATTTCTCCCAACGAAATCAAGATATTCCAGTTTTTAAGGGTTCATAAAAGGATAAGAAGTCAAGATATACAGAGGATGTTTGGAGTATCACACCCAGGAGTATTCAAGTACATACAGAAACTCCTAGATTATGGTGTTATTAAACCATTGGGTCGTGGAAGAAACACTTACTACGTTTTCAAACATTAA
- a CDS encoding chloride channel protein, translating into MVFISDNFNLRSKAYWKKMGWGLLLGLIGGISALIFVVLMNFGQSFFVPHITQNWTPFSGPWWIVLLMTGVGVIIGLIHRYTPAKEMDVFGSFDKGYLDPKPMPSSVFASLISIIGGFSLGPEVSTGMLSGGLASWISKKRNLDPEITKTNYLSSVSGAWSGLFTSPLAMILILLETKHKQSVLYYGTLLIAGLAAVIGFSIFYASQGFNYSSLLGILSPPEYHLEIWHLGVAIIMGIIAVPVALLFVVFTKIFDRLIKPLDKKPVIRSTIGGLLLGLLVFALPVTLGLGTTSMLLVYQNAAEIGAVLLLIFAIAKMAALTGALRFGFIGGPIFPLLFTGSCMGALIHLIFPAVPVGLAMGCMIVAVPAAIVPIPFALAAIGIIIIGVSPQDALPIIIAALVAFSTTRGFILKGEEVETV; encoded by the coding sequence ATGGTATTTATTTCAGATAATTTTAACCTTAGATCGAAGGCTTACTGGAAAAAAATGGGATGGGGACTTTTATTAGGTTTAATTGGTGGTATTTCCGCTTTGATATTTGTTGTGTTGATGAATTTTGGTCAGAGCTTCTTCGTACCGCACATCACCCAGAACTGGACACCATTTTCTGGGCCGTGGTGGATAGTTCTGTTAATGACTGGTGTTGGGGTTATAATTGGACTCATACATCGATACACTCCAGCTAAGGAGATGGATGTGTTTGGATCCTTTGACAAGGGTTACCTAGATCCCAAACCCATGCCATCATCAGTTTTCGCATCCCTCATTTCAATAATTGGAGGTTTCAGTTTAGGTCCTGAGGTATCAACTGGAATGTTATCAGGAGGTCTTGCAAGTTGGATCTCAAAGAAACGGAACTTGGATCCTGAAATTACCAAGACCAACTATCTGAGCAGTGTTTCAGGGGCCTGGTCAGGTTTATTCACATCCCCCCTGGCAATGATCTTAATACTCCTTGAAACCAAACACAAACAATCTGTACTCTACTACGGCACACTTTTAATTGCAGGACTGGCAGCCGTGATTGGATTTAGCATATTCTACGCTTCACAGGGATTTAACTACTCCTCACTACTGGGAATTTTATCACCTCCAGAGTACCATCTGGAAATCTGGCACTTGGGTGTGGCGATAATCATGGGAATAATCGCGGTACCTGTGGCACTGTTGTTTGTGGTGTTTACCAAGATATTTGACAGACTCATAAAACCCTTGGACAAGAAACCTGTGATTAGAAGTACAATTGGAGGTCTGCTCCTGGGACTTTTAGTTTTTGCACTGCCTGTAACACTTGGACTTGGAACAACTTCAATGCTCCTTGTGTACCAAAACGCTGCTGAAATAGGTGCAGTACTCCTACTCATATTTGCCATAGCAAAGATGGCAGCACTGACAGGAGCCCTTAGATTTGGATTTATAGGCGGGCCAATATTTCCCCTCCTATTCACTGGTTCATGCATGGGTGCCCTGATACACCTTATCTTCCCTGCAGTGCCTGTGGGTCTTGCAATGGGATGTATGATAGTAGCAGTACCCGCAGCAATTGTACCAATTCCATTTGCCCTTGCAGCCATCGGCATAATAATTATAGGAGTATCTCCGCAAGATGCCCTCCCAATAATAATAGCTGCACTGGTTGCATTTTCCACAACCAGGGGATTCATACTCAAGGGAGAAGAGGTTGAAACTGTGTAA